The DNA region TATCGGCTATTGTATTTGCTATTTGATCAATTGCCGCAGTTATAAGCATTCCAATAAGTCCTTGATTTGCATTAGCTGAATTATTACTTACCAATGTTCTTTTATCCCAAAGAGTTTTTCCAGTTTTTAAATCAACCAATTTTACATCTGCTTCAACTGTGGTTTGACTGTTTAAAATGGCATAGCTTGTGCCGTATTTTGTGATATTTATATAAAGCACACTATCAGCACCAAAGATCTCTTGAAGCTTGTTTAAAGGAATGTTTTTGATATCATTTGCCTCATATATTCCGTTAAATTTAAAAGTATCATTTACTAAAGCTACAGGAAATACATAATATCCAGCCTCAGCCAAAGGCATAGTTGCATTTGCAAG from Campylobacter ureolyticus includes:
- a CDS encoding DUF799 domain-containing protein, whose protein sequence is MKNSIFITLILSFIFIGCAKKPEIYDYSAFLESKPKSILVVMPTNESVDIKASPAMLANATMPLAEAGYYVFPVALVNDTFKFNGIYEANDIKNIPLNKLQEIFGADSVLYINITKYGTSYAILNSQTTVEADVKLVDLKTGKTLWDKRTLVSNNSANANQGLIGMLITAAIDQIANTIADSGYDMSVIASNSVFATDCHDCILKGPRSPSYGQDKQLTQD